One genomic segment of Nocardia spumae includes these proteins:
- a CDS encoding GMC family oxidoreductase, with protein sequence MPDRESFDYIVIGAGSAGCVLAHRLTEDPQVSVLLLEAGPEDTADEIKIPAAWGKLLRTEWDWRYETTPQKHLGGQRAYWPRMKALGGCSSMNAMIFIRGNHADYDGWRRDFGAVGWSYEDVLPYFVRSETNTGLRSPYHGTDGPLHVEQRRFTHELTDAWIAAAAAAGLPRNDDFNGAVQEGVGRYQVTHRNGRRWSTADGYLRPITDRPNLTVRTEAHATALRFDGTQAVGVTYRRHGSEHTVYAEAEILLSGGAINSPQLLMLSGVGPAAHLREFGIDVVADLPGVGENLHDHPVTPILWRTRGISDLADFETPLRLAQWQALGRGPLTSNVGEGGGFVHSREGLEGPDIQYHVAPTAFYDNGFHEHIAPMFTAGPTLVDVHSRGRLRLRSADPMWKPELDPGYFTDPRDLDALLASCRQLIDIANRQPLAKYLDRPHLPERADRLDEDGWRAHIERWTQTLFHPVGTCAMGTGESAVVDPELRVRGVSGLRVVDASIMPRIVRGNTNAPTVMIGEKAADLIRGRLASSTSATAAKEATR encoded by the coding sequence GTGCCCGACCGTGAATCGTTCGACTACATCGTGATCGGGGCGGGCAGCGCGGGCTGCGTACTCGCTCATCGTCTCACCGAGGATCCACAGGTCTCGGTCCTGCTGCTCGAGGCCGGTCCCGAGGATACGGCCGATGAGATCAAGATCCCCGCGGCGTGGGGCAAACTCCTTCGTACCGAATGGGATTGGCGTTACGAAACCACACCGCAGAAACATCTGGGCGGGCAGCGGGCCTACTGGCCGCGCATGAAGGCACTGGGCGGCTGCTCGTCGATGAACGCGATGATCTTCATCCGCGGCAACCACGCCGACTACGACGGCTGGCGGCGCGACTTCGGCGCGGTCGGCTGGAGTTATGAGGATGTACTGCCGTACTTCGTCCGCTCGGAGACCAATACCGGGCTCCGTTCGCCGTACCACGGCACCGACGGCCCCCTGCACGTGGAGCAGCGTCGCTTCACCCACGAGCTCACCGATGCCTGGATCGCCGCGGCGGCGGCCGCGGGCCTGCCCCGCAACGACGATTTCAACGGCGCCGTCCAAGAGGGCGTCGGCCGCTACCAGGTGACCCATCGCAACGGGCGCCGCTGGTCGACCGCCGACGGCTACCTCCGGCCGATCACGGACCGGCCGAATCTGACGGTCCGGACCGAGGCGCACGCGACCGCGCTGCGATTCGACGGCACCCAGGCGGTCGGTGTCACCTACCGGCGGCACGGCAGCGAACACACCGTGTACGCCGAGGCCGAGATACTGCTGTCGGGCGGTGCGATCAACTCCCCGCAGTTGCTCATGCTCTCAGGGGTCGGACCGGCCGCTCATTTGCGCGAATTCGGCATCGACGTGGTCGCCGACCTACCGGGGGTCGGTGAGAATCTGCACGACCACCCGGTGACCCCCATCCTGTGGCGCACCCGCGGAATCTCCGATCTCGCCGACTTCGAGACACCGCTGCGGCTGGCCCAATGGCAGGCGCTCGGCCGAGGCCCGCTGACCTCGAATGTCGGTGAGGGAGGCGGCTTCGTGCACAGCCGGGAGGGCCTGGAGGGCCCCGACATCCAATACCACGTCGCACCGACCGCGTTCTACGACAACGGCTTTCACGAGCACATCGCCCCGATGTTCACCGCGGGCCCGACCCTGGTCGATGTGCACAGCCGCGGCCGGCTGCGGTTGCGGTCGGCCGATCCGATGTGGAAGCCGGAACTGGACCCGGGCTATTTCACCGATCCGCGCGATCTCGACGCACTGCTCGCGAGCTGCCGGCAGCTCATCGATATCGCGAACCGGCAGCCGCTGGCGAAATACCTGGACCGGCCGCATCTGCCCGAACGCGCCGACCGGCTCGACGAGGACGGGTGGCGCGCCCATATCGAGCGCTGGACCCAGACCCTGTTCCACCCGGTCGGCACCTGCGCCATGGGCACCGGCGAGTCCGCGGTGGTCGACCCCGAACTGCGCGTGCGGGGGGTCAGCGGGCTGCGCGTCGTCGACGCCTCGATCATGCCGCGCATTGTGCGCGGCAATACCAACGCCCCCACCGTCATGATCGGTGAGAAGGCAGCCGACCTGATCCGCGGCCGCCTCGCATCATCCACATCCGCCACCGCCGCGAAGGAGGCCACCCGATGA
- a CDS encoding S1C family serine protease, with product MDEQQQGPAPRPARGGWPSVVAFAIVMALVGTVFLGYRGDLPRWAVPSGYTSSTLFGPPLPPMDPAVVAAAVEPELVNINVAIRPSGMGAAGSGIVLSPDGEILTSHHVVKGAETISVGDIGNGAHYPATVLGYDSEEDIALLSLTGAGALPVARIGSSAGVRVGDQVVAIGNAGGTGRPTATPGTVTALDSSIVARDAADLSRKALIGMIEVAAPVVSGQSGGALADRSGAVIGVVTAASGELARSEGKASGYAVPIDRALTVVRQIRTGVPTDTVHIGPTATLGVLTSDATPAGARVDVAIYGLPAFAAGMNSGEVIVAVDGRPVGSAQMLKSALNVRHPADSVVLELVEPDGTHRTLSVTLAAGPPN from the coding sequence ATGGACGAACAGCAGCAGGGACCCGCTCCCCGTCCGGCTCGCGGCGGATGGCCGTCGGTGGTTGCGTTCGCCATCGTCATGGCGCTGGTCGGGACCGTCTTCCTGGGTTATCGCGGTGACCTGCCGCGCTGGGCGGTCCCGTCGGGTTACACCTCCTCGACGCTGTTCGGGCCGCCGCTGCCACCGATGGACCCCGCCGTCGTAGCCGCCGCGGTGGAACCGGAGCTGGTGAATATCAATGTCGCGATCCGCCCGAGCGGAATGGGCGCGGCCGGATCGGGCATCGTGCTCAGCCCCGACGGCGAGATCCTGACCAGTCATCACGTGGTGAAGGGGGCGGAGACGATCAGTGTCGGCGATATCGGCAACGGCGCGCACTATCCGGCCACCGTGCTCGGCTACGACTCCGAAGAGGACATCGCCCTGTTGTCGCTGACCGGCGCCGGTGCGCTGCCGGTGGCCCGGATCGGAAGCTCGGCCGGCGTGCGGGTCGGCGATCAGGTGGTGGCCATCGGTAATGCGGGCGGTACCGGGCGGCCGACCGCGACACCGGGCACGGTCACCGCGCTGGATTCCTCGATCGTGGCCCGCGATGCCGCCGACCTGTCGCGTAAGGCGCTGATCGGAATGATCGAGGTGGCCGCCCCCGTGGTCTCCGGTCAGTCCGGTGGCGCACTGGCCGACCGGTCCGGTGCGGTGATCGGGGTGGTGACCGCGGCCTCCGGTGAGCTCGCCCGCTCCGAAGGGAAGGCCAGCGGCTACGCGGTCCCGATAGATCGGGCGCTGACGGTGGTGCGCCAGATCCGCACCGGCGTCCCCACCGATACCGTCCACATCGGCCCGACCGCGACGCTCGGTGTGCTCACTTCCGATGCCACACCCGCGGGTGCCCGCGTCGATGTGGCGATCTACGGCCTGCCGGCATTCGCGGCCGGGATGAACTCCGGGGAGGTGATCGTCGCCGTCGACGGCCGGCCGGTCGGTTCGGCGCAGATGCTGAAGTCCGCGTTGAACGTGCGCCACCCCGCCGACAGTGTCGTGCTGGAACTGGTCGAGCCCGACGGCACCCACCGCACGCTGTCGGTGACGCTGGCCGCGGGCCCGCCCAACTGA
- a CDS encoding vitamin K epoxide reductase family protein, whose translation MITARPRAAWLLLAATLLGWLAAVTLTIDDFKLLKDPSYRPSCSINPILSCGSVMATHQASIFGFPNPIMGVVGFSVAVTIAVLAVAGVGMPRWFWGGLWFGLLVGMGFIFWLIFQSLYRINALCPYCMVVWAFTPVCLAVVTDQLWGGARGILGIIAQWRWTFVVVYYAIVLLLVFLRFQDYWLSLV comes from the coding sequence GTGATCACCGCACGGCCTCGCGCCGCATGGCTGCTGCTGGCCGCGACCCTGCTGGGCTGGCTGGCGGCGGTCACGCTGACGATCGACGACTTCAAGCTGCTGAAGGATCCGTCCTACCGGCCGTCCTGCAGTATCAATCCGATCCTGTCCTGCGGTTCGGTGATGGCCACCCACCAGGCGTCGATCTTCGGATTCCCGAATCCGATCATGGGCGTGGTGGGCTTCTCGGTGGCGGTCACCATCGCGGTGCTGGCCGTCGCCGGTGTCGGGATGCCGCGCTGGTTCTGGGGCGGGCTGTGGTTCGGTCTGCTCGTCGGGATGGGCTTCATCTTCTGGCTGATCTTTCAGAGCCTCTACCGCATCAACGCGCTGTGTCCGTACTGCATGGTCGTGTGGGCCTTCACGCCGGTATGTCTGGCGGTGGTCACCGATCAGCTGTGGGGCGGCGCGCGCGGCATCCTGGGGATCATCGCGCAGTGGCGCTGGACGTTCGTGGTCGTCTACTACGCGATCGTGCTGCTGCTGGTGTTCCTGCGCTTCCAGGACTACTGGCTGTCGCTGGTCTGA
- a CDS encoding SMP-30/gluconolactonase/LRE family protein: MGMSNRCGSDRKARVGRTVVAGALTALWAGVSAVVPAAFAPAGAQAPCPAASVEQLLPAPAPLLDFAENLGYDAHGDLWVSRVFRNVVQRYDSGGRVTAEVPVDAPGAIRSGPDGALYVVYGDSSAGLLPGAHGSGVVRFDPAADHPVPRPFVSGSGMANGAAFDAAGDLYVADTARGVIRVRPDGSIDREWSARAAVPGPNGIVVQGDSVYVTLYRSPDGQIVRIPIDAPQAQTTVAEVTVGAVPLTALPDDLTAGSDGMLYDATTLGRLVRVDPTGRSGVCTVADLGTPVTSVTTVPGDDRALLVSTVTGSVLRIRLAPA; the protein is encoded by the coding sequence GTGGGAATGTCGAACCGGTGCGGGTCGGATCGGAAAGCGCGGGTCGGCCGGACGGTGGTCGCCGGCGCCCTGACGGCCCTGTGGGCCGGTGTCTCGGCGGTGGTTCCGGCGGCGTTCGCTCCCGCCGGTGCGCAGGCGCCGTGCCCCGCGGCCTCGGTGGAGCAACTGCTCCCCGCGCCCGCGCCGCTGCTGGACTTCGCGGAGAACCTCGGTTATGACGCCCACGGCGATCTCTGGGTGTCTCGGGTGTTCCGGAATGTGGTGCAGCGCTATGACTCCGGTGGCCGGGTGACCGCCGAGGTGCCGGTGGACGCGCCCGGCGCGATCCGATCGGGCCCCGACGGCGCGCTGTACGTGGTGTACGGCGATTCCTCGGCGGGCCTCCTGCCGGGTGCGCACGGCAGCGGCGTCGTTCGCTTCGATCCCGCTGCCGACCATCCGGTGCCGCGGCCGTTCGTCTCCGGCTCGGGGATGGCCAACGGTGCGGCCTTCGACGCCGCGGGCGATCTCTATGTCGCCGACACCGCGCGCGGTGTGATCCGGGTCCGGCCCGACGGATCGATCGATCGGGAATGGTCCGCACGCGCCGCGGTACCCGGCCCCAATGGCATCGTGGTGCAGGGTGATTCGGTCTACGTAACCCTCTACCGGAGTCCTGACGGGCAGATCGTCCGGATTCCGATCGATGCGCCGCAGGCGCAGACCACCGTCGCCGAGGTGACCGTGGGCGCGGTACCGCTCACCGCGCTGCCCGACGATCTCACCGCCGGCTCGGACGGCATGCTCTACGACGCGACCACTCTCGGACGATTGGTTCGCGTCGACCCGACCGGCCGCTCCGGGGTGTGCACCGTGGCCGATCTCGGTACCCCGGTGACCTCCGTGACGACGGTTCCCGGCGACGATCGGGCCCTGCTGGTGAGTACCGTGACCGGGAGCGTGCTCCGAATTCGCCTCGCACCGGCCTGA
- a CDS encoding polyphosphate kinase 2 family protein, translating into MAKSPWTESASTALRATGVRLDSYDPAGTPGFTADKKVGEELLAERGRVLSDLQELLFANGRSGDRRNLLLILQGMDTAGKGGVVRHVIGAVDPQGVRHAAFGVPTEEERAHHYLWRIRRQLPGGGQIGVFDRSHYEDVLVVRVHNLIERAECEQRYEEINEFERELVEGGTTIVKVAMFVSLDEQKRRLTQRLERPDKYWKFDPNDIGERAKWPEYQQAYQDMLDRTDTDYAPWYVIPADRKWFSRLAITELLIQALEGLELSWPKPHFDVEAELTRLAAS; encoded by the coding sequence ATGGCGAAATCTCCGTGGACCGAATCTGCCTCCACCGCATTGCGAGCCACCGGGGTGCGGCTCGACTCCTATGATCCGGCCGGCACCCCGGGATTCACCGCGGACAAGAAGGTCGGCGAGGAGTTGCTGGCCGAACGCGGCCGGGTGCTCTCCGATCTGCAGGAGTTGCTGTTCGCCAACGGCCGCTCCGGCGACCGGCGCAATCTGCTGCTGATACTGCAAGGCATGGACACCGCGGGGAAGGGCGGCGTGGTGCGCCATGTCATCGGCGCGGTCGATCCGCAGGGCGTGCGGCACGCCGCCTTCGGCGTGCCGACCGAGGAGGAGCGCGCACACCACTATCTGTGGCGAATCCGGCGGCAGTTGCCCGGTGGCGGCCAGATCGGCGTCTTCGATCGCTCCCACTACGAGGACGTGCTGGTGGTCCGAGTCCACAACCTGATCGAGCGAGCGGAGTGCGAGCAACGCTACGAGGAGATCAACGAGTTCGAACGCGAACTCGTCGAGGGCGGCACCACCATCGTGAAGGTCGCGATGTTCGTCTCCCTGGACGAACAGAAACGGCGGCTCACCCAGCGACTCGAACGTCCCGACAAATACTGGAAGTTCGATCCGAACGATATCGGTGAGCGGGCCAAGTGGCCGGAATATCAGCAGGCCTACCAGGACATGCTGGATCGCACCGATACCGATTACGCGCCGTGGTACGTGATCCCCGCCGACCGCAAATGGTTCTCGCGCCTCGCGATCACCGAACTGCTCATTCAGGCGCTGGAGGGCCTGGAACTGAGCTGGCCGAAACCGCACTTCGACGTCGAGGCCGAATTGACCCGGCTCGCGGCGAGCTGA
- a CDS encoding DsbA family protein, producing MVNSEVSKNPRGKNSLTAVRGGDRTRTILIQVGVAAVLIALIAAIGISIAVKQSNKSKQEAIDTVPSISAKPSSPDAVTGSITDKGEIKIGKPGAKVDIRVIADLQCPACKMFETANSKAIEDAVNAGTASVRYNIIAFLDQSSGGTRYSSRASNAAYCVAESDPTKFLPWLTTMYEQQPPEGGTGLPDDKLVQIAQAAGYTDPAVAQCITSDKYDKYVQKVTKDVLNSGIKSTPTVYVDGKQITSSQQLMQPDGLRPVIEAAAK from the coding sequence GTGGTGAACTCCGAGGTGAGCAAGAATCCGCGTGGGAAGAACTCGCTGACGGCGGTGCGAGGCGGAGACCGCACGCGCACGATCCTGATTCAGGTGGGCGTCGCAGCCGTGCTGATCGCGCTCATCGCGGCCATCGGCATCAGTATCGCCGTCAAGCAGTCGAACAAGTCGAAGCAGGAAGCGATCGACACCGTACCGTCGATCTCGGCCAAGCCGTCCTCGCCCGACGCGGTTACCGGATCCATCACCGACAAGGGTGAGATCAAGATCGGCAAGCCGGGCGCCAAGGTCGATATCCGCGTCATCGCCGACCTGCAGTGCCCGGCCTGCAAGATGTTCGAGACCGCCAACTCCAAGGCCATCGAGGACGCCGTCAACGCGGGCACCGCGAGCGTGAGGTACAACATCATCGCGTTCCTGGACCAGTCCTCCGGCGGCACCCGCTACTCCTCGCGCGCGTCCAACGCCGCCTACTGCGTCGCCGAATCCGATCCGACCAAGTTCCTGCCCTGGCTGACCACCATGTACGAGCAGCAGCCGCCGGAGGGCGGCACCGGCCTGCCCGACGACAAGCTGGTCCAGATCGCCCAGGCCGCCGGATACACCGATCCGGCCGTCGCCCAGTGCATCACCTCCGACAAGTACGACAAGTACGTGCAGAAGGTCACCAAGGACGTGCTCAACAGCGGCATCAAGTCCACGCCGACCGTCTACGTCGACGGTAAGCAGATCACCAGTTCGCAGCAGCTGATGCAGCCCGATGGCCTGCGGCCGGTGATCGAGGCCGCGGCCAAGTGA
- a CDS encoding ESX secretion-associated protein EspG, with product MKWVLTPDEFAHVWATETDLDRRPYPVNMIPESTVRSESEYAALGLRTRYLRNTDPDLTAALVLCTRPDATTVTVSGQRSHPAENQERILAFAAVVHRHAAVLIARPEAVTVLVCHARGLGERLVAAIGSAPAGQSGPMREPQQAVLDAAADVRPGGDITAPPAPGAARFRRKLRAPVDSRGFITVTVAPDNPMSPPTRHRTWLDISGDGRYLLTTAAELVLTPVDDAEFAAQLTRLAGIG from the coding sequence GTGAAGTGGGTGCTGACCCCCGACGAGTTCGCCCACGTCTGGGCCACCGAAACCGATCTCGACCGCAGGCCCTATCCGGTGAACATGATTCCGGAATCCACCGTGCGCTCCGAATCCGAATACGCCGCACTGGGTTTGCGCACCCGCTACCTGCGCAATACCGATCCCGACCTCACCGCCGCGCTGGTGCTGTGCACCCGCCCGGACGCCACCACCGTCACCGTCTCCGGACAGCGCTCACATCCCGCCGAGAATCAGGAGCGGATCCTCGCCTTCGCCGCGGTGGTCCATCGGCATGCCGCCGTGCTGATCGCGCGGCCCGAGGCCGTCACCGTGCTGGTGTGCCATGCCCGCGGTCTGGGCGAACGGCTGGTCGCCGCGATCGGCTCTGCACCGGCCGGACAGTCCGGGCCGATGCGCGAACCACAGCAGGCGGTTCTGGACGCCGCCGCCGACGTGCGGCCGGGCGGAGACATCACCGCACCACCGGCTCCGGGCGCCGCGCGATTCCGGCGGAAGCTGCGCGCGCCGGTCGATTCGCGCGGCTTCATCACCGTCACGGTCGCGCCGGACAACCCGATGTCGCCACCGACCCGGCACCGGACCTGGCTCGATATCAGCGGGGACGGCCGATATCTGCTCACCACCGCCGCCGAACTGGTGCTGACTCCGGTCGACGACGCGGAATTCGCCGCCCAGTTGACCCGGCTGGCCGGAATCGGCTGA
- a CDS encoding NAD(P)-dependent alcohol dehydrogenase, with the protein MTTAAAYSVSAPDGGFAKTTIERRELGPHDVLIDIKYAGICHSDIHTARNEWHGTKYPCVPGHEIAGLVAAVGSEVTRHRVGDRVGVGCMVDSCGQCEPCLAGEQQYCTRGATMTYNGAVTEQQQAGGYTLGGYSTQIVVTEGFVVTIPEGIGLDEAAPLLCAGITLYSPLRHWDAGPGKQVAIIGMGGLGHVGVKIAAAMGAEVTVLSHSLSKQDDGRRFGAHHYYATDDRQIFRDLRNRFDLIINTVSADLPIDTYMRLLKLDGTMVILGLPDNPLAVRPFTLTGNRRSLAGSNIGGIPQTQEMLNFCAEHGIGAEIEVVSADRIDEAYERVVASDVRYRFVIDAATM; encoded by the coding sequence ATGACCACAGCTGCCGCGTATTCCGTATCCGCGCCCGACGGCGGATTCGCCAAGACCACCATCGAACGCCGCGAACTCGGACCGCACGACGTACTGATCGACATCAAGTACGCCGGCATCTGCCACTCCGATATCCACACCGCGCGCAACGAATGGCACGGCACCAAGTACCCGTGCGTGCCCGGCCACGAGATCGCCGGCCTGGTGGCCGCCGTGGGCTCGGAGGTGACCCGGCATCGGGTCGGCGATCGGGTCGGCGTCGGATGCATGGTGGATTCCTGCGGACAGTGCGAACCCTGTTTGGCCGGTGAGCAGCAGTACTGCACCCGCGGCGCCACCATGACCTACAACGGCGCCGTCACCGAGCAACAGCAGGCCGGTGGCTACACCCTCGGCGGATACTCCACGCAGATCGTGGTGACCGAGGGCTTCGTGGTCACCATTCCGGAGGGCATCGGCCTCGACGAGGCCGCCCCGCTGCTGTGCGCGGGTATCACGCTGTACTCACCGTTGCGGCACTGGGACGCCGGTCCCGGTAAGCAGGTGGCGATCATCGGAATGGGCGGTCTCGGACATGTCGGGGTCAAGATCGCGGCCGCCATGGGCGCCGAGGTGACGGTACTGAGCCATTCGCTGAGCAAGCAGGACGACGGCCGCCGCTTCGGCGCTCATCACTACTACGCCACCGACGACCGCCAGATCTTTCGCGATCTGCGCAACCGGTTCGACCTGATCATCAACACCGTCTCCGCGGATCTGCCGATCGATACCTACATGCGACTGCTGAAGCTCGACGGCACCATGGTGATCCTCGGTCTGCCGGACAACCCGCTGGCGGTGCGGCCGTTCACCCTCACCGGTAACCGGCGTTCTCTGGCCGGTTCCAATATCGGCGGTATCCCGCAGACCCAGGAGATGCTGAACTTCTGCGCCGAACACGGTATCGGCGCCGAGATCGAGGTCGTCTCCGCCGACCGCATCGACGAGGCCTACGAGCGTGTGGTGGCCAGCGATGTGCGGTACCGCTTCGTCATCGACGCCGCCACCATGTGA
- a CDS encoding phthiocerol/phthiodiolone dimycocerosyl transferase family protein, with amino-acid sequence MVTQRLVSPFESGYFRAHGGFGSVPVGGMALFVGSTVEGELDADLLRTVLGELAAENPLLSSHDVEDAGVPTLRHVEGYRPVLTESQGGEIEYVDLVNRPQDWSAGLFFAHLFRDGTESRVVLIIHHGISDGRSAFALLDRMWRRYTAHLRGAPLPVLAKSELPPAIDERLAEIISDAEIAELLGAMRTIMGEPPARLPRDGTAGPGRGLFAAERIELDPAATAAFVAAARTAGIGVNGLLSGCALVAVRAELGGAGALPMVCGYAADMRSSLDPWLPDETVLNCASGWGTLLMVGESADPLELGRVVHDDVRAAVARRDPARMALAGSHIRDEATAAMLADQPSIALSNIGRVPEHVVPEGIRLIRDNILAMGPGMPPKLTAFTLGDRLTVQVEYDTNDHSRTQMGRVRRTLSELLHRSASESVLPAEKFTWWRRR; translated from the coding sequence ATGGTCACGCAACGCCTTGTATCCCCCTTCGAATCCGGCTACTTCCGCGCGCACGGCGGCTTCGGCTCGGTCCCGGTGGGCGGCATGGCGCTGTTCGTCGGATCGACGGTCGAGGGGGAACTCGACGCCGATCTCCTGCGGACCGTGCTCGGTGAACTGGCCGCGGAGAATCCGCTGCTCAGCAGTCACGATGTCGAGGATGCGGGGGTGCCGACGCTGCGGCATGTCGAGGGGTACCGGCCCGTTCTCACCGAAAGCCAGGGCGGTGAGATCGAATACGTGGACCTCGTCAATCGCCCACAGGACTGGAGTGCGGGACTGTTCTTCGCGCACCTGTTCCGCGACGGCACCGAGAGTCGCGTCGTCCTGATCATCCATCACGGAATCTCCGACGGCCGTTCGGCTTTCGCGCTGCTGGATCGAATGTGGCGCCGCTACACGGCGCATCTGCGCGGTGCGCCACTGCCCGTGCTGGCGAAAAGCGAACTGCCACCGGCGATCGACGAACGCCTCGCCGAGATCATCTCCGACGCGGAGATCGCCGAACTGCTCGGCGCGATGCGCACCATCATGGGTGAACCCCCGGCCCGGCTGCCCCGCGACGGCACCGCGGGTCCGGGGCGTGGGCTCTTCGCCGCGGAGCGGATCGAGCTGGATCCCGCGGCGACCGCGGCCTTCGTCGCGGCCGCGCGGACGGCCGGGATCGGCGTGAACGGATTGCTGAGCGGATGTGCGCTGGTGGCGGTGCGCGCCGAGCTCGGCGGCGCCGGCGCGCTGCCGATGGTGTGCGGATACGCCGCGGATATGCGCTCGTCCCTGGACCCGTGGCTACCGGACGAGACCGTCCTCAACTGCGCCTCCGGCTGGGGGACGCTGCTGATGGTGGGCGAGTCGGCCGATCCCCTCGAGCTGGGCCGCGTGGTGCACGACGATGTGCGCGCCGCGGTGGCCCGCCGTGACCCCGCCCGAATGGCCTTGGCGGGCAGCCATATCCGGGACGAGGCCACCGCCGCCATGCTCGCGGACCAGCCCAGTATCGCGCTGTCGAACATCGGACGGGTCCCCGAACATGTGGTCCCCGAGGGTATCCGGCTGATCCGTGACAACATCCTGGCCATGGGGCCGGGGATGCCGCCCAAACTGACCGCGTTCACCCTCGGGGACCGGCTGACCGTCCAGGTCGAGTACGACACCAACGATCACAGTCGCACCCAGATGGGCCGGGTGCGGCGCACGCTGTCGGAGTTGTTGCACCGCAGCGCATCCGAGAGCGTGCTACCGGCCGAGAAGTTCACATGGTGGCGGCGTCGATGA
- a CDS encoding TetR/AcrR family transcriptional regulator has translation MGTREDLLAAAKHCLAERGYARTTVRDIVAASGSNLAAINYHFGTRDALLSQAMVESTTDAVQQILVALADSSEQQPAARLHTFLRRLIATFTEDRALWAANIESLAQALHSGDVRTDVAGKQRDARASLARMLLPDSEESDDTEIGALLLTLLDGLLVQWLLDPKAAPSAEQIIGGLRTIARTL, from the coding sequence GTGGGAACGCGTGAAGATCTCCTGGCCGCCGCCAAGCACTGCCTGGCCGAGCGCGGCTATGCCCGGACCACGGTGCGCGATATCGTCGCGGCCTCCGGCAGCAACCTGGCGGCGATCAACTACCACTTCGGTACCCGCGACGCCCTGCTGAGTCAGGCCATGGTCGAGTCGACCACCGACGCGGTACAGCAGATCCTCGTGGCCCTCGCCGACAGCAGCGAACAACAACCCGCCGCCCGGCTGCACACCTTCCTGCGCCGGTTGATCGCCACCTTCACCGAGGATCGCGCCCTGTGGGCCGCCAATATCGAAAGCCTCGCGCAGGCACTGCATTCCGGTGACGTCCGCACCGATGTCGCCGGCAAACAGCGCGATGCCCGGGCCTCCCTGGCCCGGATGTTGTTGCCCGACAGCGAGGAATCCGACGACACCGAGATCGGCGCGCTGCTGCTGACGCTGCTGGACGGCCTGCTCGTCCAATGGCTGCTGGATCCGAAGGCGGCCCCCTCGGCCGAGCAGATCATCGGCGGTCTGCGCACCATCGCCCGAACGCTGTAG
- a CDS encoding ZIP family metal transporter, with protein sequence MAILLALISMCSTLVGGLAAAHIGERKRLILGLAAGIMLGVVAFDLIPDALAESDQVVAGVPGVLVAAVIGFFTIHIIEREMAIHIGHEQDFGRHTHDFQAVGLVATAGLIFHSMLDGLSIGVGFQAGSALGVSVAIAVISHDFADGFNAFTIPTLYGNARRRALTLLVLDALAPVAGAIIGTVIRVPAHVAGLYLGYFAGFLLYLATSDILPEAHSGRPSRTVLVCTIAGTAAMFAVAALQD encoded by the coding sequence GTGGCGATCCTGCTGGCGTTGATATCGATGTGCTCGACGCTGGTCGGCGGGCTGGCCGCCGCGCATATCGGTGAGCGCAAGCGGCTGATCCTCGGCCTGGCCGCCGGGATCATGCTCGGCGTGGTCGCCTTCGACCTGATTCCGGACGCCCTGGCCGAATCCGATCAGGTCGTCGCCGGTGTTCCCGGGGTCCTGGTGGCCGCGGTGATCGGTTTCTTCACCATCCACATCATCGAACGTGAGATGGCCATCCACATCGGCCACGAGCAGGACTTCGGCCGCCACACCCACGATTTCCAAGCGGTCGGACTGGTCGCCACCGCCGGCCTGATCTTCCACAGCATGCTCGACGGATTGAGTATCGGCGTCGGCTTCCAGGCCGGTTCCGCCCTCGGCGTCTCGGTCGCGATCGCGGTGATCTCGCACGATTTCGCCGACGGATTCAACGCGTTCACCATCCCCACCCTCTACGGCAATGCCCGCCGCCGGGCGCTGACGCTGCTGGTCCTCGACGCCCTGGCGCCGGTGGCGGGTGCGATCATCGGCACGGTGATCCGGGTGCCCGCGCATGTGGCTGGGCTGTATCTGGGATATTTCGCCGGATTCCTGCTGTACTTGGCTACGAGTGACATTCTGCCGGAAGCGCATTCGGGGAGACCCTCGCGCACGGTGCTTGTCTGCACGATCGCCGGAACGGCGGCGATGTTCGCGGTGGCGGCATTACAGGACTGA